In Hahella sp. KA22, one genomic interval encodes:
- a CDS encoding putative Ig domain-containing protein, whose translation MSNVDLTGSGTKLKKQLKKAYEEYPEERAFNEAAYGAAGNAQAHHLIPSEIIRDNDNIRRMLIDIEAFSDGEFVYDQNDPFNGVFLPSNADIALEHASTPGNFAAVHTNHPAYSKFVEGRLLSIQKEFSDQVIALQKKYNNDVSDPDFIEARRGLAGKAFNHVSLLQEDLRTGLISDTADGIKYFLNSNDPLYNHRYGTGTPDPDLLAKYGQPELDPSKRIDPKLNVSENMDNLFYDEYSVQFDNRLKTEGRLAKRVVLDAETGRYKVVHHFGGFSTNSFRGVINKNSHAVGKVALGITLFSVSAIVKAEITENDLSLDDIADIVENSNLGISADFFKSLIQDAAIEGVISAAAKLLGGPFAWIGTAYEIYENYGALTASLQIAEVAFPGNETLAQLNDTLKAMEETLSGIWESEPGKSDEVIEVVFGESIEGGETNDELVGGAGGDWLFGLAGDDTLKGEGGNDELYGGEGHDTLEGGAGNDRLEGGMGDDTYVYTKGDGADYLLDYNGANRILLKANASDPGKIVTEITRVTADSNIFEDADGNRFVLTDSNKLIITMKDDDSGGSLTISFFNSIDPDLNFGISLKDPADETPPPAVEAYEVGTGTVINGDSDTDYIRDRWKDREHHANQSEINKAGLIFRAEAATRLWDYAAGKDHNGKPLLEWKKGQPDSGYVFFFEGTDKQDAFYGGYQSGDFFYGRAGDDFMDGALGADVLEGGHGSDHILGGDGNDWIWGNSGQRLYDDLGTPSPNYEKEDASSSDYIDAGDGDDWVSGDEGDDEILGGAGNDILSGGSGSDIIIGGIGNDFIAGDSRNEYKVLSSSNQAEVNRDDYITERETGVNYDDTLSGGDGNDRIFGEIGSDVIDGGAGDDTLWGDRGVLEDAPDLDPTLHGDDVIYGGAGKDIIVGHGGNDTLDGGADADDISGDGVDLAGQFHGDDVIHGGDGDNILYGDGGNDTIYGGANKDIIWGDNDDLAGEFHGDDTIDAGDGDKQQIVGGGGSDDIIGGSGQDFIWADGHYETTVTKEYGFDFSKPTTTSLDDTYHGNDTVHAGGGNDLIVGGSGDDRLYGESGGDAIYGVSGNNLLDGGSGADFLYGGSGNDTLIGGEDGDIILGNDGDDILDGGAGDDFLAGGAGVDTYVFRRGDGGAYINDAGLNYIKFADLYSLSQLKISQTKNEVHIQYGSETDIITMPLVLYRYLKLTISNEKEAPVTYNDPNAEGTTFGSLNNDLMDFSDYSQDTQIYGYEGNDEINGGSGKDYIFGGKGHDYLTGGNGNDVLNGEDGDDYLEGGRGDDNMSGSWGEDTYKVLLWSGDLDTVSDNHLEPTHIIEDNVENLSEVFIFSDNGRDIVIRTRHNTSDINQGVRIYNAMSGSILPDIAFSKLDYKLEGEELLEVIRIGNDSRQTIYGTDDAEIINGKGGDDNLYGAGGNDELHGGSGNDDIYGQDGDDIIVGGPGSDYVRGDDGDDVYIYHAGDGHDTVALNAIESGDNDTLIIKGIEKRDLWFYRGNDDLIINRISSPNDGNSIIISQWFSSHTQKLSKIYSDDGVLDSNRVNELIEAMSPYHVWDMPKLTDAQRAAIFGSIDNAWTPLPTEENHAPINDAPLADIVTKTNSYLVFGVPPGSFTDIDPTETLTYYASLSNGDALPNWLEFDPVSRTFFGVSKFPGQFDITVTVTDKAGATAKDTFQLTIEPASDTPLDPPNYEFTLPATNRQANINEPDLSGAWTLEMLVKRAPDEDGASILLNSPKASIRLTQFDSGGKVGITAYGKGDYNFNYAAPIDEWVHLTLVRDGEQTHLYENGILMDTLEIGVDLPLSTLSKNSNIGDLEGSFGEIRVWNYAKEGAEVATTLSAPLYGSESGLYLWYDFREGEGIDVHDQSINGRDALLNFSEEAGVWGDVIPGTDEGGEAFIPLNHKPSINEPLNDIEARIGNNLSVTLPTNSFVDVDAGDVLRYTATLENGSPLPEWLSFDEATLTFSGAPSSSGNFDIKVTATDNVGASTSDTFALFVAPEETVVEDPFNHEFKLPATNRQANIGESDLSGDWTLEMLVKRAPDEDGASILLNSAGASIRLTQWNGGGNMGITAYGKGDYKFNYAAPIGEWVQLTLVREGNQTHLYENGELKDTLGIGVDLPLSTLSKNSSVGDLEGSLGDIRVWSYAKNAEGVLTGVNDKIPGQDNSLHLWYDFREGEGTVIHDQSGNGRHATLDASNTTGVWGEIIPGTGNDAPSEKPNHAPTLSAALIDVETKVGEELNFGVPAGSFTDVDEGDVLSYSATLADGTPLPEWLSFDAATQTFSGEPSSASDLEIRVTATDSAGAMAEDAFALTVSPAPTVPVDPLNHEFKLPATNRQANTGESDLSGDWTLEMLVKRAPDEDGASILLNSAGASIRLTQWNGGGNMGITAYGKGDYKFNYAAPIGEWVQLTLVREGNQTHLYENGELKDTLALGVDLPLASLSKNSSVADLEGSFGDLRVWNYAKDAEAVASSWSATISGDESGLHLWYDFREGEGTTVHDQSGHGRDAVLTSGNTTGVWGDVIPGTGGATMAALTMSDWPEPVLADDSSMAHKVEALVSAMAAFDAPSGGEILLPDDPHNQPSMAIAAAW comes from the coding sequence ATGTCTAATGTGGATTTAACAGGTAGCGGAACCAAGCTTAAGAAACAGTTAAAAAAAGCCTATGAGGAATACCCGGAAGAGCGGGCATTCAATGAAGCGGCCTACGGGGCCGCTGGCAACGCACAAGCGCACCACTTAATACCGTCAGAAATTATCAGGGATAATGACAACATTCGTAGAATGCTTATAGATATCGAAGCATTCTCCGATGGCGAGTTCGTGTATGATCAGAACGATCCCTTCAATGGCGTTTTTCTGCCAAGTAACGCAGACATAGCGCTGGAACATGCGTCCACCCCTGGAAATTTCGCGGCGGTGCACACAAACCACCCCGCTTATTCAAAGTTTGTAGAAGGCAGGCTTCTGAGCATACAAAAAGAGTTTAGTGATCAGGTAATTGCGCTTCAAAAGAAATATAATAATGACGTTTCCGACCCAGATTTTATTGAAGCCCGCAGGGGATTGGCGGGAAAAGCCTTCAACCATGTGTCACTGCTGCAAGAAGATCTTCGCACGGGGCTTATTTCAGACACTGCGGACGGCATTAAGTATTTTCTAAATTCCAATGATCCTTTGTACAACCACCGATACGGAACAGGAACCCCCGATCCAGACCTGTTGGCAAAGTACGGTCAACCCGAACTTGACCCCAGCAAAAGGATTGACCCTAAATTAAATGTGTCGGAGAACATGGATAACCTGTTCTACGATGAGTACTCAGTTCAGTTTGATAACAGGTTAAAAACCGAAGGCAGGCTCGCCAAGCGGGTTGTCTTGGACGCCGAAACCGGCAGATATAAAGTTGTTCACCACTTTGGTGGCTTCTCCACCAATAGTTTCAGGGGGGTTATTAATAAAAACAGCCATGCGGTGGGGAAGGTAGCGCTAGGAATTACGCTATTTTCGGTGTCGGCAATTGTAAAAGCCGAAATCACAGAAAACGATCTGTCTCTTGATGATATTGCAGACATTGTTGAAAACTCCAACCTTGGCATTTCGGCAGACTTCTTTAAATCATTGATCCAAGATGCCGCTATTGAGGGCGTTATTTCCGCCGCAGCTAAATTACTCGGGGGACCTTTCGCCTGGATTGGCACAGCTTACGAAATCTATGAAAACTACGGCGCTCTGACCGCTTCACTCCAAATCGCGGAAGTGGCGTTCCCTGGAAATGAAACCCTGGCGCAGCTGAATGACACGCTCAAGGCCATGGAAGAAACTCTCAGCGGCATTTGGGAGTCAGAGCCCGGCAAGTCAGACGAAGTGATTGAAGTTGTGTTTGGCGAAAGTATCGAAGGCGGAGAGACCAACGATGAATTGGTAGGCGGCGCTGGCGGCGACTGGCTCTTTGGTTTGGCTGGCGACGATACGTTGAAGGGCGAAGGCGGCAACGACGAGCTTTATGGCGGCGAAGGCCATGACACTCTGGAAGGCGGCGCAGGCAATGATCGTCTGGAAGGCGGAATGGGTGACGACACTTACGTCTACACTAAAGGCGATGGCGCAGACTACCTGCTCGACTATAACGGCGCCAACCGAATCCTGCTCAAAGCCAACGCATCCGATCCTGGCAAGATCGTCACCGAAATTACCCGTGTGACGGCTGACAGTAATATCTTCGAAGACGCGGACGGCAACCGGTTTGTCCTGACCGATTCCAACAAGCTGATCATCACCATGAAGGATGACGACTCCGGCGGCTCCCTCACGATCAGCTTTTTTAATTCCATCGACCCGGATTTGAACTTTGGCATTTCGTTGAAAGACCCTGCCGATGAAACGCCCCCACCAGCAGTTGAGGCTTACGAAGTAGGAACCGGTACGGTCATCAACGGAGATTCCGATACAGATTACATCCGTGATCGCTGGAAGGATCGGGAGCATCACGCCAATCAATCCGAAATCAACAAGGCCGGCCTCATATTCCGGGCGGAAGCAGCGACCAGGCTCTGGGATTACGCCGCCGGTAAAGACCACAACGGCAAACCATTGCTTGAATGGAAAAAAGGCCAGCCCGATAGCGGTTATGTCTTCTTTTTTGAGGGCACGGACAAACAAGACGCATTTTATGGCGGTTATCAGTCCGGCGACTTTTTCTATGGCCGCGCAGGCGATGACTTTATGGACGGAGCCCTTGGCGCAGACGTCCTGGAAGGCGGCCATGGCAGCGACCATATCCTGGGCGGTGACGGCAATGACTGGATTTGGGGAAACTCGGGGCAACGCCTATATGACGACCTGGGAACCCCATCTCCCAACTACGAGAAAGAAGACGCCTCCTCCAGCGATTACATTGACGCAGGCGATGGCGACGACTGGGTGTCAGGAGATGAGGGCGACGACGAGATACTGGGCGGCGCAGGCAATGACATCCTCAGCGGCGGAAGCGGTAGCGATATTATTATTGGCGGCATAGGTAATGACTTCATCGCAGGCGATAGCCGCAATGAATATAAAGTCCTTTCATCCAGCAATCAGGCCGAAGTCAATCGCGATGATTACATCACCGAAAGAGAGACTGGCGTTAACTATGACGACACCTTATCCGGCGGCGACGGTAATGATCGCATTTTTGGAGAAATTGGTTCTGACGTCATTGACGGCGGCGCTGGCGACGACACCCTATGGGGCGACCGAGGCGTGTTGGAAGACGCTCCTGACCTAGATCCTACCCTGCATGGCGATGACGTCATCTACGGCGGTGCAGGTAAAGATATTATTGTTGGACATGGCGGTAATGACACCTTAGACGGAGGTGCGGACGCCGATGATATTTCAGGGGACGGCGTAGACCTGGCAGGTCAGTTTCATGGCGATGATGTCATCCATGGCGGAGACGGAGATAACATCCTCTACGGCGATGGCGGTAACGACACGATCTACGGCGGCGCAAACAAAGATATTATTTGGGGCGACAACGACGACCTCGCTGGAGAGTTTCATGGCGACGACACTATTGACGCTGGCGATGGGGACAAGCAGCAGATCGTAGGCGGCGGCGGGAGCGATGACATTATCGGCGGGTCTGGTCAGGACTTTATCTGGGCAGACGGCCACTATGAAACCACCGTTACCAAAGAGTACGGGTTCGACTTTTCCAAACCCACAACCACCAGCTTGGACGACACCTACCATGGCAATGACACTGTCCATGCAGGCGGAGGAAATGACCTTATCGTTGGAGGATCTGGTGATGACAGGCTGTATGGAGAAAGCGGCGGCGACGCCATTTACGGCGTATCCGGCAACAATCTTCTGGATGGCGGAAGCGGCGCGGACTTTCTCTATGGCGGCAGCGGTAACGACACTCTGATCGGCGGCGAGGATGGCGACATCATCCTGGGTAACGATGGAGACGACATCCTCGATGGTGGCGCTGGCGACGATTTTCTCGCGGGCGGCGCTGGCGTGGATACCTACGTATTTCGTCGTGGAGACGGCGGCGCTTATATCAATGACGCGGGTCTTAATTACATCAAATTCGCCGACCTCTACTCTTTATCCCAGTTAAAAATCTCTCAGACAAAGAATGAGGTACATATTCAGTACGGTTCGGAAACTGACATCATTACGATGCCATTAGTTTTATATAGGTACTTAAAACTGACGATCAGTAACGAAAAAGAAGCGCCAGTCACCTATAACGATCCCAACGCTGAAGGAACGACTTTCGGAAGTCTCAACAATGACTTAATGGATTTTTCCGACTACTCGCAAGACACACAGATATATGGTTATGAAGGTAATGACGAGATAAACGGCGGCAGTGGGAAGGACTATATTTTTGGCGGGAAAGGTCATGACTATCTCACTGGCGGGAATGGTAATGACGTATTAAATGGCGAGGATGGTGATGACTATTTGGAAGGGGGACGAGGCGATGACAATATGTCTGGATCTTGGGGAGAGGACACCTATAAAGTACTGCTATGGTCAGGTGATTTAGATACCGTCTCAGATAACCACCTAGAGCCAACGCATATAATTGAAGATAACGTTGAAAACCTATCTGAAGTATTTATATTCTCTGACAATGGTAGAGATATTGTCATCAGAACCAGACACAATACATCCGATATAAATCAGGGTGTTAGAATATACAATGCAATGAGCGGAAGCATATTACCCGACATAGCCTTTAGCAAACTTGACTATAAACTCGAAGGCGAGGAGCTTTTAGAAGTAATCAGGATAGGAAATGACAGCAGACAAACTATCTATGGAACGGATGACGCAGAAATCATTAATGGAAAGGGAGGCGATGACAATTTATACGGGGCAGGAGGCAATGATGAACTCCATGGAGGCTCTGGAAATGACGACATTTACGGTCAAGATGGTGATGATATTATTGTAGGAGGCCCTGGCAGTGATTACGTGAGAGGCGACGATGGCGATGATGTCTACATTTATCACGCTGGTGATGGACATGATACGGTTGCGCTTAATGCTATTGAGAGCGGCGATAATGATACGTTGATAATTAAAGGAATAGAGAAACGAGATTTATGGTTTTACCGAGGCAATGATGACTTGATTATCAACAGAATCAGCAGCCCTAATGATGGTAACTCTATAATTATTTCTCAATGGTTTTCCAGCCACACTCAAAAGTTATCTAAAATTTATTCAGACGATGGCGTTCTTGATAGCAACAGGGTTAATGAGCTAATCGAGGCTATGTCTCCGTACCACGTTTGGGATATGCCAAAACTAACGGACGCACAACGAGCAGCAATTTTCGGAAGCATTGACAACGCTTGGACTCCACTTCCAACGGAAGAAAACCACGCCCCAATTAACGATGCGCCTTTAGCTGACATAGTCACAAAAACAAACTCATATTTAGTCTTCGGCGTTCCACCTGGAAGCTTTACGGACATAGACCCAACTGAAACGTTGACCTACTACGCAAGCCTTTCTAACGGCGACGCATTACCCAACTGGCTGGAGTTTGACCCCGTCTCAAGGACATTCTTCGGAGTCTCCAAATTTCCTGGGCAATTCGATATTACCGTGACGGTAACAGATAAAGCTGGCGCGACGGCCAAAGATACATTCCAGTTAACCATAGAGCCGGCATCCGACACGCCTCTTGACCCGCCCAATTATGAGTTCACCTTACCAGCGACCAATAGACAGGCGAATATCAATGAACCGGATTTAAGCGGCGCTTGGACGCTGGAAATGCTGGTGAAGCGTGCTCCCGATGAAGACGGAGCCTCAATATTGCTCAATTCCCCTAAAGCCTCCATACGGCTGACACAGTTTGATAGCGGCGGTAAAGTGGGGATCACCGCCTATGGCAAGGGTGACTATAACTTCAACTATGCCGCTCCGATTGATGAATGGGTTCACTTAACGCTCGTAAGAGATGGAGAGCAGACTCATTTGTACGAGAACGGCATATTGATGGATACACTGGAAATCGGCGTCGACCTCCCACTTTCAACCCTCTCCAAAAACAGCAATATAGGGGACTTGGAAGGAAGTTTCGGCGAGATTAGAGTCTGGAACTACGCCAAGGAAGGAGCTGAAGTCGCAACGACTTTAAGCGCCCCCTTGTACGGAAGTGAAAGTGGCCTTTATCTTTGGTACGACTTCAGAGAAGGCGAAGGGATTGACGTACACGATCAAAGCATCAACGGCCGCGATGCTTTATTGAACTTCAGCGAGGAAGCGGGGGTTTGGGGAGATGTCATACCAGGAACAGATGAAGGTGGTGAAGCTTTTATTCCTCTCAACCATAAACCATCAATCAATGAGCCTCTGAACGATATAGAAGCTAGAATCGGAAACAACCTAAGCGTCACGCTACCAACGAACAGTTTTGTCGACGTCGATGCGGGAGATGTACTCCGCTACACGGCGACGCTAGAAAACGGAAGTCCTTTACCGGAATGGCTCAGCTTTGATGAAGCGACTCTCACCTTCAGTGGCGCGCCATCTAGCTCTGGCAACTTCGATATTAAGGTGACAGCGACAGACAACGTTGGCGCATCGACATCTGATACCTTTGCTTTGTTTGTTGCGCCAGAAGAGACAGTCGTTGAAGATCCCTTCAATCATGAGTTCAAACTGCCAGCCACCAATCGACAAGCCAACATAGGCGAGTCGGATCTGAGTGGTGATTGGACGCTGGAGATGCTGGTGAAACGCGCGCCCGATGAAGACGGCGCATCGATCCTGTTGAACTCAGCTGGCGCTTCCATACGGCTGACGCAATGGAACGGCGGCGGCAATATGGGCATTACTGCCTATGGCAAAGGCGACTATAAGTTCAACTACGCCGCCCCTATCGGCGAGTGGGTGCAACTGACGCTGGTGCGCGAAGGCAATCAAACCCATTTGTATGAAAATGGCGAGCTGAAAGACACGCTTGGAATTGGTGTCGATCTACCTCTGTCAACGCTTTCGAAAAACAGTAGTGTCGGTGATCTGGAAGGCAGCCTTGGCGACATAAGAGTATGGAGCTATGCAAAAAATGCTGAAGGGGTTTTAACTGGCGTCAACGATAAAATTCCCGGTCAAGACAACAGCCTGCACCTCTGGTACGACTTCCGTGAAGGCGAAGGGACGGTCATTCATGATCAAAGCGGTAACGGTCGCCACGCAACACTGGACGCCAGCAATACTACTGGCGTATGGGGTGAGATCATCCCTGGAACAGGCAACGATGCGCCAAGTGAGAAACCCAACCACGCCCCTACCCTCAGCGCAGCATTAATCGACGTCGAGACGAAAGTTGGCGAGGAACTGAACTTTGGCGTACCTGCAGGAAGCTTCACAGATGTGGATGAAGGCGATGTGCTCAGTTACTCAGCAACGCTAGCGGATGGAACGCCATTGCCGGAGTGGCTCAGCTTTGACGCAGCGACGCAAACCTTCAGCGGCGAACCAAGTAGCGCAAGCGATCTTGAAATCAGAGTGACAGCCACGGATAGCGCAGGAGCGATGGCCGAGGATGCATTCGCCTTGACGGTTTCGCCTGCTCCCACAGTTCCAGTGGACCCGCTTAATCACGAATTCAAGCTGCCAGCCACCAATCGACAAGCCAACACCGGCGAGTCGGATCTGAGTGGTGATTGGACGCTGGAGATGCTGGTGAAACGCGCGCCAGATGAAGACGGCGCGTCGATCTTGCTGAACTCAGCTGGCGCCTCCATACGCCTGACGCAATGGAACGGCGGCGGGAATATGGGCATTACTGCCTATGGCAAAGGCGACTATAAGTTCAACTACGCCGCCCCTATCGGCGAATGGGTGCAACTGACGCTGGTGCGCGAAGGCAATCAAACCCATTTATATGAAAATGGCGAACTGAAAGACACCCTGGCGCTCGGCGTCGATCTGCCTCTAGCCTCTCTTTCGAAGAACAGCTCGGTTGCAGACCTGGAAGGAAGTTTCGGCGACCTGCGCGTCTGGAATTACGCCAAGGATGCTGAAGCGGTAGCGTCGAGCTGGAGCGCAACGATTTCCGGTGACGAAAGCGGGCTGCACCTCTGGTACGACTTCCGCGAAGGCGAAGGAACCACCGTGCATGACCAAAGCGGCCACGGCCGCGATGCGGTCCTGACTTCCGGCAATACCACTGGCGTATGGGGAGACGTGATTCCTGGCACAGGCGGCGCTACCATGGCGGCGCTCACCATGTCCGATTGGCCGGAACCGGTTCTGGCGGATGATTCAAGCATGGCGCATAAGGTAGAAGCCCTGGTCAGCGCCATGGCGGCGTTTGATGCGCCATCGGGCGGGGAGATTCTGCTTCCAGATGATCCGCACAACCAGCCGAGTATGGCCATAGCGGCGGCTTGGTAA
- a CDS encoding imm11 family protein, producing the protein MIYRFLSKLATQERLEAFPVPVPGIFPPMRWGVGTVYYEEKMKLMHTNPTTLGVSLYQAPRFDSRPTGVCLRFHKGKETEALPDIWGAECRLFISERVKSVIESVDEMEHEYIPIQWIDAQSAPIQTEQNYYWFNQRRFFSIKPSEHIANPEELNFFPLREEEDFIGRVLDTPSLRDQLEQQPIWQHFRAGEEKFNLKPRCILYMNQTLVNALRDSSITGMDLYSAQYGLGEESLCAF; encoded by the coding sequence ATGATTTATCGCTTTTTATCGAAACTCGCCACGCAAGAACGTCTGGAGGCTTTTCCTGTCCCAGTACCTGGGATTTTTCCTCCCATGAGATGGGGCGTAGGAACAGTCTACTATGAAGAAAAAATGAAACTGATGCATACAAACCCCACCACGCTTGGCGTTAGCCTTTATCAAGCACCAAGATTCGATAGCCGCCCTACTGGTGTATGCCTTAGATTTCACAAAGGAAAAGAAACCGAAGCCCTGCCGGATATTTGGGGAGCCGAGTGCCGTTTGTTCATTTCAGAGCGAGTGAAATCCGTCATTGAATCCGTAGATGAAATGGAGCATGAATATATTCCCATTCAATGGATAGACGCTCAATCCGCGCCTATACAAACTGAACAGAATTATTATTGGTTCAATCAGCGCCGATTCTTTTCAATCAAGCCTTCTGAACATATTGCCAACCCTGAAGAACTTAATTTCTTTCCATTAAGGGAAGAAGAAGACTTTATTGGTCGCGTATTGGATACGCCCAGTCTTCGCGATCAATTGGAGCAGCAGCCCATCTGGCAGCACTTCCGAGCCGGAGAAGAGAAGTTCAACCTCAAACCACGCTGTATCTTGTATATGAATCAGACCCTGGTTAACGCGCTTCGCGACTCAAGTATTACCGGCATGGATTTATATAGCGCCCAGTATGGTTTGGGCGAAGAATCGCTATGTGCGTTTTAA
- a CDS encoding DUF4261 domain-containing protein: MNNQTANQNPAFPGAIQMMLLASPFTLSVTELEAYLREELDNQSVTVQGSENAEDGYVITWGGMAFAVMVIDKPIPADTFNVALRTSHRLKNGEQLIKDHKAHLIISPLNTTDDQLRAIYSALRVMTIADLLAQRAKPLAFYWNNSEVLADNEQFAQALRDAGEAMANFNKDVPNALYGLPTTYLAGIRILSSKDKSMFGAITKGLDALTGFEIQIDPFQCKPSEVAKHLYGMVGYILANGPVFSEGNTIGIERDKQFRMRKIPANDVLPTRWVMKMESV; encoded by the coding sequence ATGAACAACCAAACCGCAAACCAAAATCCCGCCTTCCCCGGCGCTATCCAAATGATGCTCCTCGCCTCCCCCTTCACCCTTTCCGTCACTGAGTTGGAGGCTTACCTTAGGGAAGAGCTGGATAACCAGTCTGTAACGGTTCAAGGTTCAGAGAATGCCGAAGATGGCTACGTTATTACCTGGGGAGGTATGGCGTTTGCGGTAATGGTCATTGATAAGCCGATTCCAGCTGACACTTTCAATGTTGCGCTACGCACCAGCCATCGCCTAAAGAATGGCGAGCAACTTATCAAAGACCATAAAGCGCACCTGATTATTTCACCGCTGAATACAACCGACGATCAACTTCGAGCGATATATTCCGCTCTTCGAGTAATGACAATCGCCGACCTGCTGGCCCAACGCGCAAAGCCGTTAGCATTCTACTGGAATAACTCAGAAGTGCTGGCTGACAATGAGCAGTTTGCTCAAGCCCTTCGCGATGCGGGGGAAGCCATGGCGAATTTCAACAAGGATGTCCCCAACGCCTTGTATGGATTGCCCACAACTTACTTGGCTGGAATACGTATTTTGTCTTCAAAAGACAAAAGTATGTTTGGGGCGATCACTAAAGGCCTCGACGCGTTAACCGGATTTGAAATCCAGATCGATCCTTTCCAGTGCAAACCCTCAGAGGTCGCCAAGCACCTGTATGGCATGGTCGGCTACATCCTGGCTAACGGACCAGTGTTCAGCGAAGGCAACACCATCGGCATCGAGCGGGACAAGCAGTTCAGAATGCGCAAAATTCCGGCTAATGATGTACTCCCAACCCGCTGGGTGATGAAAATGGAGTCCGTTTAA
- a CDS encoding dienelactone hydrolase family protein translates to MKLSRFLFAMLYAYAVLSLQAEAKTPQGEVKGHASAHDAASSRKAISNAQIALPGSVTGGDIYLGLLKNAPKLLDKKVPVVVFLHGSSGLGLQAIGQWQQWLAGQGIASLAPDSFALPDRLTYKSPVGKDIYEKIHALRSSEINLAVQALKTIPWADNQRLALAGASEGSVAVARYSGEAFAGRIIFSWSCENNYFVASPDTAVLDGRPIINVISASDPYFSSANEWLGNTSAKGNCIEAFKGHANASVVLIPDAPHTLLNLPMARQPVAAFLENLFRL, encoded by the coding sequence ATGAAACTATCCCGCTTTCTTTTTGCCATGCTATATGCCTACGCTGTCCTTTCCCTGCAGGCGGAAGCCAAAACACCACAGGGAGAAGTAAAGGGGCATGCAAGCGCTCACGACGCGGCTTCATCCCGTAAGGCGATAAGCAACGCTCAGATAGCGCTGCCTGGCAGCGTCACTGGCGGCGATATCTATCTGGGATTATTAAAAAATGCGCCAAAGCTTTTGGACAAAAAGGTTCCCGTGGTGGTATTCCTGCATGGTTCCTCAGGCTTGGGTTTGCAAGCTATTGGCCAATGGCAACAGTGGCTGGCTGGCCAGGGAATCGCCAGTCTCGCCCCCGACTCTTTCGCCCTGCCAGATAGACTGACTTATAAGTCGCCGGTCGGTAAGGATATCTACGAGAAAATCCATGCCCTGCGCAGCTCAGAAATCAATCTGGCCGTTCAGGCGTTGAAAACGATTCCCTGGGCAGACAATCAACGCCTGGCGCTGGCGGGCGCCAGTGAAGGATCGGTTGCGGTAGCCCGTTATAGCGGCGAGGCATTCGCAGGACGAATTATCTTTTCGTGGAGTTGCGAGAATAACTACTTTGTGGCTTCTCCCGACACCGCTGTGCTCGACGGGCGTCCCATCATTAACGTCATCAGCGCCAGCGACCCTTACTTCTCTTCCGCCAATGAATGGCTCGGAAATACGTCCGCCAAGGGAAATTGTATAGAGGCTTTCAAAGGGCACGCTAACGCCAGCGTCGTATTAATACCCGATGCGCCCCACACCCTGCTCAACCTGCCTATGGCCAGGCAACCGGTAGCCGCTTTCCTGGAGAATCTTTTCAGGCTCTAA